Part of the Motacilla alba alba isolate MOTALB_02 chromosome Z, Motacilla_alba_V1.0_pri, whole genome shotgun sequence genome, TTGTTTGCTTAACCAAGGAGAAAGGATGTTTCATGTTACTCATGACAATGACTAACACAGACACTAATTCAGATAGTGAACTGGAGATCAATTTCCTTAGCTGAAAAGCCTGAAAGCCTGTCATATTACCAATTACACAAACAGGAAAGATACCGAGTGTAATACTAATGCACTCACTTGATCCCTCAGTGATTGTGCTGTTTATGGAGCTTCCTCCAGTTGAACTGCACTTTTTGCTGTCTTTGAACTGTTTCCGTCTTCTGGCCCACTGATCTATTGCATCTTCCTGGGAACTGTCACTTGCTCTGGTGTCTTTCTTCAAAGgcaattttctggttttattcatTTCTGATTTCAAGTCTAAGTTATAACCAGATGTTGTTTGTGAGAAATATGTGACACAACTTGTATAAGTAATTTTATGTGTAATATTTCCACATTCTAAACACAAGAATAATCTAACcaatatataaatgaaaatatcaaataatactgaaaatattctgaaaatgcacattttagaCTAATTGAGGCCTATATGCAGCAAGAAGTAGAAGTATCTCTAGTTAAATACTCTCATAGCATAGTACATCACTATTTTAATGCAGAAACTTGTAAATTGCTCAGGAATCTTGTTAACATCATACATTTCTGAAGTGGCCAATAGGTAGCTATATAACCTCCTATTTGAATACTAATAATCTTGCAAGATATGCATTGAGATTTTCCTGGTTTAGACTTCTTTTTAGCCAAGGCAGAATAAACATAATATTTGCATTATTATTTCAGATAAAACAACAATGGTAAAACAGATCTTGTATTATATTCTGTATTGAAAATGTGACTGTGGCCACTGGCAAGGACAGACAGGGAGAAAGTCCAATCTTCACAGGCTCCCTGGAGGAATGTGTAGATACACTCATGGCTGTACAGCCTTTTTCTGGCTTCAGCCAGATCTTCATCACATGTAACTCAGCAAGGGCATTTCAGGGCACTATTCCAGACCTTGCTGAGACTCAGGAAACCTATCTCTTGCAATGCCCTTCTAGCGCCATTTGCAGGGGTCTTTTCCTCTATGATACAATCATGAAGTCCCCAGAACACTAGAGACTCCTAGATTGCCTTTCCCTCATCCTATTTACCACAGTGGCATCTCCTCTCCTCTGTTGAAGATGTTCTCATTCTTTGCTGAAAAATGACATTTGCTTTCCAGTGTCACTGGATTACTAAGCTCCGTAAGTCCCACACTGCCCAATGTCTTGGCAAAGTAGGCTGTAAAATTTATTCTGGGTGTACACATTCATTCATTTAAGGGAGGACCTCCACAGCATTGCTGGTActgaaggaaaatcaaaatatgaCTCTGGATCAAAAGAGGGCCAAAGCAAGATGACAGGTATGAGAAAGAACACACGTAGATAATTCTTAGCAAGGGgcaaaagggaagagagaataaatgaagagaaaagaaaataaaaatgaaaaacatagCTATATCTCACTTCTGTGTTGTGTCCTTAACCATTTAGGTCTAATGTCTGAGAAGTCAAGGATTTTGGCATGCAGTTTCCTCAAGTATCTTAATTCTATACCTTGCTCTATAGAGATTTCCATTTCATCAGTTCTCTGGTATTGAGATACTGATCTTGAGATACTAGTCTATACAGCAATATGAATCAATGTAGTATATCTATATAGTGTCTAAAAtacttcagtttttttttttttatatccatTACAATGCTAAACAAGACAGCCATGGAGGTCATGCCAGTCTTTCTACAGGTATAGTGAactaaaaaaattttttaaaacttcagctGCTTTGAATTAGGATTATATAAGACATTTTCCATaagaaaatgtatatttttcaaTGATATAAAACTCTTAGCCTCCAAATCTGCTGGAAACATCATCTTCTGGAGAGGTAAAACTGAGATATATTTGCATATAACctgattaatatttaaaaaataaaatgaaagtgtttGGAGTGATATTTTAacaacacatacacacatattcATAATGTAAAATGCTCACATTGTAGTGTGCAATATCCCAGGATGGCTTAAAATTTTTATACTTCAAAACACTCATTTTAGAAGAACAGTTATGGATATGGGTAGATGGATTACaaaaaggaagacaagaaaTTTTGTAAAATACTAGCTATTAAAAACAAGCCTTTTTCATATGCAGTTTCTTCAAACATataaaagagaggagaaaagcaggtTAAAGGATCCCTTATGgtcattttatgaaaatattctgcCAGAATTAAGACCAATATGCATTCATACATACAGTATTCATGTCAATCACATGGACTTGAAAGCCAGATTTATGTGGTTTTAAACACAGACTTGCACTCTGAGCTCATATTACATGGCAACTGCTTTTACTATCACTTCCTGCAATgctattttcttctctcactaGATGTACACAATAGGGGGCAGATTAATGTAGGAAAACTGCTTCTTGATCAAagctgcattaatttttttttgtgtttttttttttttttttaatttagatttcttGGCTCTGCAAGATGGTTCCTAGAATCCTCAGCAGAATAACTGCATATTATAACCCCATGGCCAAACATATACCATAATAATATCATTGTAAACTATAAATATACATTTACGTTCCAAGAAAACAGATGTCACAAAAGCTCATAAGCAGAAGATGTGTAAGTGATATTACCTTGAAAAGCCTTGTAACACCTACCTTTCTGACTAATGTGTCTTACTGATGATGACATATCTGCAGTCTCATAATTATattctttaatttcaaaatttgatttaatttcttcaaagtTGGACTTGACTAACAGAGGTAGTTGATTTACTCCAGGCTCTCTCCTTAAACTGTCATCAATTGACTGTTTACTGTGAAAGTTCTCCAAGCTTTGCTTAATGtttaaatattctgtgaaattatctttcttttctgtgcacAGTGAAGAGGTAGATAAAATGGAGACCTGTGCTGAATTATTATGGCAATCAGATTCAACAAGGACATCTCCAGATACATCCTGTACCTCAGAAAGGCTTTCCAATGCTTTATTCATGTCATTCTCTTTGCGATCTAACAACAAGGATGACAGCAAGGATTTTTCTTGTATACTGCAGGTAAGGTTAGGTTCTTTCTTTACTGCAGAGCCAAAATATTCAGGTATCAATGTAGTGTTGCCTTGGACAAGTCTTCCTTCTACTTCTCCAGTTATCACTGGAGGGTCAGTCAGTACTGACTCTCTCCTTTTATTTGTAACCTCAGACTCTGCATAAGGTGGGTGAACATTTAACTGTAAAACTGAACATTGTTTTGGGATGCTTTCTGTAGATGCataattagtattttctttatCATTAATGAATTCACCTGAAGGGCTTGTAGAAAGTGGAGAGGCTTGTACCAGGTGAGCTTTGTTTTGCCATTCAACATGCTTTTCTACAGAGTTGTACTCTGATTTCTCTTTATCTAAAGCTTCAGTAGACTCTGAGTCTTCTTCCCACATGGATAAGTTTCCCAGAGGCTCTTCATggtcattttctcttttgtcagGTACAGTACCACTGGAAGGAAGACTCTCCATTaatgtttcttctgtttcttcatctTGCCCCACACAGTCTGCACAGTCTTTCAGTAAACAAGTGCCATCTAGACAGACACCTTCTTCAGGCTCAGATGGATAAATGGTAATATTATGATCAAATGATGTGAAAGCATACTGATACGAGGACTTAAGACTTCTCAAATTCCTCAAATTCCTTAGAGAGGAGGTCAAGTTGGGATACTTGCAAAGCTCTGTCAGAGAGGAGGTCAAGTCAGGATACTTACAAAGTTCCTTATATTTGATAGGAATATGTGAGTTCCTGCTATGGATATCTCCTGCTTTGGTCTCCTTAAGCAATACGTTTAAGGATGGCAGTGAGTAAAAGCCAGAATCCCTTCTAGGGTGAACTGGTGATGGTACCTCCAGGGTAGTATCCGGGAAAGActttcttcttgctgtttttGGCCCTCTGTCTCTGTGTTTGTCACAGTTATTTCTTTCTTGACATAATACATTGCTTTTACTAACACATTCTTTCCCATTGTTTGGATTATGCAAGGTATTAATAGCTACAAGACAATtagtattatttatttttgagaaaagtattttatcCTTAGAAAAGTCTTCCTTTTCATTCGAATGGTCTTCATAGTCCTCTGTGTCAagtttacagaaataattttcgTCCTCCCAAATACTCAAGGCTGTAGTGAGTCCGTCAGATTTCTTTCTGCTATTAACAGGGTACGAAGATATGCCTTCTGCAATTGTATCCAGGTGCATTCTGTCACAGTCAGCAAATTCTTTAGGTGGAGGAAGAAGTGTATATCCATCTGGGAATGTATAATCTGCATTTTCATGAAAGCTAAACAATGACTCACAGTCTGTGTTACACAGTGCCTCTGTGACAGGATAATCTGTTTCACTCCAGTACGTATCTTCACGTTCCCTGTTGAGTGgtctgctctgtgcctgctcacCAGCTTTAATGTTaactttcagatttttatttctattggTATATTCCACCTGAATGTCTTTCGTTTCAATGTTCATTTCCAGGGAGGGACTTTCATTGATGGCAGTTTGAATTTTATGTATAGAGGATCCCTTATATTTCCCCCTGTGTTCTGATGAATGTTCAGTTAAAGGGCACTCGTACTTCGAACATTTTGAACAATGACTTTTCTGGCATTGTCTTTCATGACGTTTCTTGTTCTTTGaactcttccttttttcatcCCCAACTTTTGTTCCAGAATCaaacaaagaaatattcttAATTTCTACTTCAATATTAAAAGAGCCATATTTTACTTCTGCAGAAATTTTTCCAGTGGCCAAGCTAACAGAGTTTGAAGTATCTGGCTTGCCCCTCagtgtaatttttcctttggatgAGCCCTCTGACTCACCAAAAGTTACTGTAGCTAGGATTTGATCTTGCTGAGGTGAGATCATTTTAGGAGTAcagttcttttccttcttcccttctttttcaaTGTCTGATACATTATCAAAGTCTCTGTCTTCAGAAGCATCTGAGCTATTCTGATTCTTGTTTTCATGATCTTTTCCAGCTTCTTCAGCACCCTTTACATCCAGTGGCTCTGTGAAGTGAGACAGAGCCTcatgtgctttattttcaagGCTTCCTACACTGTGCTGGCATTTACAAATGGGTGACAACTGTGCATCTAAtttaaggttaaaaaaagaaagaaaaaacattttcccatgATTTGGTAAGCAGGATCACAAATACATTATTAGCTTTGAGACAGTTTTCATAGAAAATGCCTACACTATCTTTAAGATCTAGTGTATTTTccacattattattttttaatttcagtattaaCTAGTTTTGTCATAGTTATCTGATAAGTAATGTGAAATAAGATAATGGGGGGGGGGCACATTAATTCACTCTGAtctgagaaattaaatatattggcaaatttttaaaataaatttttgtttttgtttggggatATTCTATTTGCTTATAATAAGagctacattttaaattttattactCCTCCTGATGTTTACTTTGTTGCTGTGAACACACTGAGTCAATCAACATTCCACTGCCTGCTTGCAGTCTGGGAAAACTCTATGGAAGTTGGCTTTTATAATCCTTTTACAGATGAGCAAACAAAGGGATTAATTAATGCAATCACACAGCAGGTCAGTGCACATTGCCAGGAGATGTGAGTCACAGCTACCTAATTTAAgtagaataaaataatgtttcctGGCTGTACTAGGCAAGATTTCATGGCATTCACACAATGACATAAAATTCTAcattgctttggttttttgtttttttttttagaaaaggtCATGTGCACTACAGGGTAACAGTTTAATAGTGACATCTACTTAAACAGGATTAGAACAAGCTATTAAACTAAGACAACATTGAGATTTACACCAAGAATGATGACATTTTGAGGCAACTGAACAACAATATATTTGGAAAGTTTTTGCCAGAAATAAACAGGATAGCAGCttaactaaaataaaagaaatagcCTCACCATTATGTAACACATTACCTGTATGTATCCACACTaaagtgtaaatattttcaatctGACAAACAGCTATGGGCAGAAAAAGTGAATTTTCGTCTTGATGAGTAAATTAAGAATAGCCACATATGTTtctgttgatttattttatattaaatatttctgtaaactTACATTCTCTGGAATCTGAGGTCTTTCTGCtcttgcagctttttcttttctttcttctcatttctaAGAACCAAGGGCATCTGTGTTCTAGTTTTCTGTGTGGGAGGGAAAACATTGGATAATGAGAAAGATTCTCTGGAATAGTTTTGCCCTCTAACTCTCAGGTTTACTAACTTGTTTTATTATAACTTGTTATactaaaaaatagaaaagttcTAGAGCAGGTActaatgcatttatttcttcttttagttATTTAGGAACAGCTTTTGAAGATGTTCAAATACTATCTTAAAATCAAGATCACATTGTCTCAGTTATAGGGCCTGAACCTACATCCTTTAAAATCTGTGGAATTTTTGAGCAGTGGGTGATCTTTTACAGTCTAT contains:
- the LOC119695532 gene encoding uncharacterized protein LOC119695532 isoform X2 — encoded protein: MRRKKRKSCKSRKTSDSREYAQLSPICKCQHSVGSLENKAHEALSHFTEPLDVKGAEEAGKDHENKNQNSSDASEDRDFDNVSDIEKEGKKEKNCTPKMISPQQDQILATVTFGESEGSSKGKITLRGKPDTSNSVSLATGKISAEVKYGSFNIEVEIKNISLFDSGTKVGDEKRKSSKNKKRHERQCQKSHCSKCSKYECPLTEHSSEHRGKYKGSSIHKIQTAINESPSLEMNIETKDIQVEYTNRNKNLKVNIKAGEQAQSRPLNREREDTYWSETDYPVTEALCNTDCESLFSFHENADYTFPDGYTLLPPPKEFADCDRMHLDTIAEGISSYPVNSRKKSDGLTTALSIWEDENYFCKLDTEDYEDHSNEKEDFSKDKILFSKINNTNCLVAINTLHNPNNGKECVSKSNVLCQERNNCDKHRDRGPKTARRKSFPDTTLEVPSPVHPRRDSGFYSLPSLNVLLKETKAGDIHSRNSHIPIKYKELCKYPDLTSSLTELCKYPNLTSSLRNLRNLRSLKSSYQYAFTSFDHNITIYPSEPEEGVCLDGTCLLKDCADCVGQDEETEETLMESLPSSGTVPDKRENDHEEPLGNLSMWEEDSESTEALDKEKSEYNSVEKHVEWQNKAHLVQASPLSTSPSDLKSEMNKTRKLPLKKDTRASDSSQEDAIDQWARRRKQFKDSKKCSSTGGSSINSTITEGSINSEDARSVDLGLCSENEDGGFYTENFHSASWVFRGDDVSPDNSPRCLSKRPRPVAIRERTVKIAKGTGNYPWGFRIQFSKPILVTEVDTNSAAEEAGLQVGDILIAVNGTDVTSMPHSEAANLARKGPDILTMIVGSDISRYPNTPKPTCRGYLHKRTQSAILKGWRKRWFVLKHNGYLQYYKHKKDEGKCRPLEVTKLEGAEIGVDTSLGKPFVFKCIPQAGNRIFYFCATSNQEMKRWLEAMDKAVHPIHQNHVWVDVTLHNTALPPLAIKNPECLGLLHQLDRSKDAWIQHYCILKDGCLYFYATLRSTPAQGGLYLQGYIVSEQSLGSKRSVIELKPPSEEFKTFYLCAENVNENKRWITALKASINKWLPLHQAIQDFMNRPLEETRM
- the LOC119695532 gene encoding uncharacterized protein LOC119695532 isoform X1; translation: MRRKKRKSCKSRKTSDSREYAQLSPICKCQHSVGSLENKAHEALSHFTEPLDVKGAEEAGKDHENKNQNSSDASEDRDFDNVSDIEKEGKKEKNCTPKMISPQQDQILATVTFGESEGSSKGKITLRGKPDTSNSVSLATGKISAEVKYGSFNIEVEIKNISLFDSGTKVGDEKRKSSKNKKRHERQCQKSHCSKCSKYECPLTEHSSEHRGKYKGSSIHKIQTAINESPSLEMNIETKDIQVEYTNRNKNLKVNIKAGEQAQSRPLNREREDTYWSETDYPVTEALCNTDCESLFSFHENADYTFPDGYTLLPPPKEFADCDRMHLDTIAEGISSYPVNSRKKSDGLTTALSIWEDENYFCKLDTEDYEDHSNEKEDFSKDKILFSKINNTNCLVAINTLHNPNNGKECVSKSNVLCQERNNCDKHRDRGPKTARRKSFPDTTLEVPSPVHPRRDSGFYSLPSLNVLLKETKAGDIHSRNSHIPIKYKELCKYPDLTSSLTELCKYPNLTSSLRNLRNLRSLKSSYQYAFTSFDHNITIYPSEPEEGVCLDGTCLLKDCADCVGQDEETEETLMESLPSSGTVPDKRENDHEEPLGNLSMWEEDSESTEALDKEKSEYNSVEKHVEWQNKAHLVQASPLSTSPSGEFINDKENTNYASTESIPKQCSVLQLNVHPPYAESEVTNKRRESVLTDPPVITGEVEGRLVQGNTTLIPEYFGSAVKKEPNLTCSIQEKSLLSSLLLDRKENDMNKALESLSEVQDVSGDVLVESDCHNNSAQVSILSTSSLCTEKKDNFTEYLNIKQSLENFHSKQSIDDSLRREPGVNQLPLLVKSNFEEIKSNFEIKEYNYETADMSSSVRHISQKDLKSEMNKTRKLPLKKDTRASDSSQEDAIDQWARRRKQFKDSKKCSSTGGSSINSTITEGSINSEDARSVDLGLCSENEDGGFYTENFHSASWVFRGDDVSPDNSPRCLSKRPRPVAIRERTVKIAKGTGNYPWGFRIQFSKPILVTEVDTNSAAEEAGLQVGDILIAVNGTDVTSMPHSEAANLARKGPDILTMIVGSDISRYPNTPKPTCRGYLHKRTQSAILKGWRKRWFVLKHNGYLQYYKHKKDEGKCRPLEVTKLEGAEIGVDTSLGKPFVFKCIPQAGNRIFYFCATSNQEMKRWLEAMDKAVHPIHQNHVWVDVTLHNTALPPLAIKNPECLGLLHQLDRSKDAWIQHYCILKDGCLYFYATLRSTPAQGGLYLQGYIVSEQSLGSKRSVIELKPPSEEFKTFYLCAENVNENKRWITALKASINKWLPLHQAIQDFMNRPLEETRM